The DNA segment GACTAAGGAAATAGCTGCGGCTAGCATTGGGGATCCTCCCATACTTTCGTAGCATATAGGCATGGTTTCGTACCATACCAAGAAGTATGTCCCACTTATCGTCAGCAGCAAGACCGAGCATGATAAAGTAACTATCCCAATAAAACTGTTCGTCAAACCTTCCCCCCGGCACGACATACGTATAGGGGAGTGCGAGTAACGAACCGTGTTGTTTTCTATTGGTACGTTCTAGGTAGGGCCATAGTTGCCGTATATGTTCACGCGCAGTCGCCGCAGTAGCAGGCAAACTCCCTGACTTCTTGTTTAGGATAGGCTGTGCCTCAAAGTTAGTATCTACGAAGTCCTTGAGGGAAAAACCAGCCTGTTGCCGCTGCACTTCATATTGTTTTTTTATTTTTTTGCCCTTTGGAACCATATCAACAAATCGTTTTCCATCGCCCAAAACTTGAGTAACTTGAACATCTTTAAGAAGATCACCATAGCTATCCTCGGGACTCTGAGGCGTTCGGCCCAGGGTACCCGCCACTGCAACATATGTCGATTTCACTTTTTCGACATGACGGCGAGATGTTTGTTTTTTTCGCAAAATGCGCCTAAACATATCTTACTATTATAGAGGTTACGGCTAGATTCTGGCAAGGTATTTATGAAATGCAATGTTATCAACATAAATGCTTGTGTTTTTTGCTACCTCACTGTATATTAGCGACATACACGGTGGTAAACAAAAAAAGGGGATGTCATGAAGACAAAAAAGAAAATCTACGTTCAATACATTGGCTAGGGCCGTCTTGTCTTAGTAATATGGCCTACGCTATGAAGGAGCTACTATTTGTTAGCTCTTTTTCGTTCGTTTGGATCGAGTAATTTTTTGCGTAGCCGGAGGGATTTAGGAGTCACTTCGAGAAGCTCATCATTTTCGATAAAGTCGATACACTGTTCGAGACTCAATTCAGTAAAAGGCGTCAGTTGTACTGTGCCATCACTCGATTTACTGCGCATGTTTGTAAGATGCTTTGCCTTACAAACATTTATCTCTAGGTCTTCTTGGCGAGTATAGAGGCCGACAATTTGTCCAGCATACACTTCGACGGCCGGTCCCAGAAATAACTCGCCGCGAGACTCTGCGTTCTCTAGCGCGTAAGGTGTCGTCGTGCCTGTCTCAAAGGCGATCAAAACTCCCGATCTTGTTTGTGGCAACTTTCCGCCAAGCGGTTGATAACCATGAGGTAAGGAATTCATGACCACCGTCCCCTTGGTATCAGTAAGCAAAAGATTTCGTAGCCCGATCATAGCCCGTGTCGGCAAATGATACGTAAGTCTCGTCGTACCACTACTGGTCTGTTCCTGCTTGCTCAGTGCTGCTCGACGCGTACCTAGTTCTTGACTAACTACCCCGACAAATTCAGCGCCGACCTCAATCTGCAATTCTTCAATTGGCTCCTTCTCGACTCCATCTTCGGTGATTGTAACAACTTGGGGCCGCCCAACTTCAAACTCGTAGCCCTCACGCCGCATCGTCTCGATAAGCACAGACAGATGTAGCTCACCTCGCCCAGAAACGGTAAACCCAATTCCCTGCTCCTCAACACGCAGTGCAACATTCGTCTCTAGCTCTTTTTGTAGGCGATCGCCAATCTGACGACTGGTCGTGAACTCACCTTCCCTTCCCTTAAAGGGGCTGGTATTGGGACCCAGAAACATACTCAATGTCGGCGCTTCTATCGAGATGGTTGGCAACGCCTCAGGCTCATCCTTGTCAGCAATCGTATCGCCGATATGTGCACCAGACGCGCCAGTTACAGCAACAATATCGCCCGCGACCGCTTCGTCGATCTCTTCACGCAGCAGCCCACGGTAGCTAAAGAGCACGTCAATCCGTGCCGGAGAAGCAACGTCATTTTTGATAATAACGACGCTTTGCCCCTTTCGTGCCTTACCGCGTGAGATTTTCCCGATAGCATATTTCCCTAAGAAGGAATCGTATTGAAGCGCAGTGACGAGGAGTTGCAGCCCACCATCTTCACTCACGCGTGGTGCAGGAATATCATTTATAATTGCTTGAAATATTGGCTCTAAGTCAGCATGCTCACTAGGATTCTCCGGTACTCCTACCCAGGCCTTTCCTTCTCTCCCGATTGCATAATACACAGGATAGTGAAGCTGAGAGTCATCTGTTGCTAATTCCAAAAAGAGATTAGCAAGTTCATCTTCTACTTCGGCAATACGTCGTGCCGGCTTATCAATTTTATTTATAACAACAACAGGCTTGAGTCCCAACTCTAGTGCTTTGCTGAGCACAAATTTCGTCTGCGGCATGGGGCCTTCCTGCGAATCAACAATCAGTAGTACACCGTCGGCCATATTGAGGGTGCGCTCAACTTCACCGCTGAAATCGGCGTGACCAGGTGTATCGATAATGTTGATTTTGTACTCACCGTGATAAATTGACGTCTGTTTCGCCGTGATAGTGATACCGCGCTCATGTTCCTGATCGCCGCTGTCCATGATGAGTGTTTGGCTCATTTCTGCTTGATTATCACGAAATGTATTGCTCTGCTTGAGCAGGCCGTCAACAAGTGTTGTCTTACCATGGTCCACGTGGGCAATGATAGCAACGTTTCGAATCAATGAGGCATTTTTCATAAAAATATGGTCTGACTTCAGACCTTCCTAGTGTCCATCATAGCATAAATACGGTATCATAGAAAGCATGAACTCGAGTGAACTGATCGGAATCTTACGACGAAACATCCTCACGCCCGTAGTGCTTTCTATCTACGTACTAGCAGGTATTCTACTATTTCTCCACGAATACCGTGACGCGTGGTTTATGTCCTTTGTTATTACCCTCAATACGATTTTTGCTATTGTCCAGGAAATCAGAGCACGCCGAGCTCTGCATAAGCTTGAGCTAATGAACGCCCCCTTTGCTCGCATACCGCAACCAGACGGCACGCTCAAGCAGGTTCCCTACACCGATCTAACTGTTGGTACAACGATTGAGCTGCTGCCGGGTGATGAAGTGCCGGCAGATGGAGAGGTGATAGAATCTCGCGGGCTTGAAGTAAATGAGAGCATCCTCACCGGAGAATCACGTTCAATTGAAAAACCAATGAAATCCACCGTCTTAGCGTCGAGTTCTGTTGTCGCTGGTACTGCACTCGTCAGGGTCAGTGCTGTTGGCGTCGATACAAAAGCAGGTGTAATGACTTCACAACTTAAACAATACCGGCCAGAGCTCACGCCATTGCAGCAAATACTTGCTCGGCTCATCCTCTGGCTTACCTTTGGAGCAATGGCTGTGATCCTATTTATATGGCTTGCCTATTGGCTTGCGGGCTATTCTACAACTGTTATATTTAAGACAATCACTAGCGCAGGAATTACGATTATTCCCGAAGGTCTCATCCTCGCAAGCACATTGCTGCTCGCATTTGGTTCGCTCAAACTTGCTCGCGCTAATGTTCTTCCCCAAAAACTGTCTGCTATCGAGGCTATGGCTCTTCTTAAGGTCCTTTGCGTTGACAAGACAGGCACTCTCACGAGTGATGCAATCGAGTTTGATCGAGTTGAGGCTTTCGAAGATGAGACAGACGCTCTCCAAAAAAAGGTTGGCGTAGCAGCAAGTCTCATTGGCGGAGGGAACGCGACAAGCGATGCCATCACAACCGCTTTGGCTACGGCGGCTCATGCAACTGCGCTTGACACGCTCGCGTTTTCGTCGGAGCGCAAATTAAGCGCCGTTCGCTATCGTCTCGACGGCCAAACGCACACGATAATGCTTGGTGCACCGGAGTTTGTTGCTGCCTATGCACCGATCAGCCACACCCAGAAACAGCTCATTGAACGCTATGCATCTGAGGGACTGAGGGTACTCCTCGTTGCGTCATTCGACGACAAAAAAACTCCCCTAAAAACGTTGCCACAGAAAAGTGGTCTGCCACTAGGCCTTATCATTTTACGCAATCAATTGCGTGAAGGCGTCAAAACCACTGTTTCCTTCCTGCAAAAGCGAGGTGTCAGTATCCGCGTCATTAGTGGTGATAATCCTGATACCGTGCGCTACATCGCCAGGAGCGCTGGAATTATTAACACTGACGCAACCATTACCGGTGCGGACTTAGAGAAGTTATCAAAAAAACAGTGGGACAAAACCATTCTTAACACGACGATTTTTGCTCGTGTACTCCCTGAACAAAAAGAAGCACTCATCGACACATTTAAACGACATGGCCTCTATACAGGCATGGTGGGCGATGGAGTCAATGATGCTCTGGCATTAAAGAAAGCCGATCTCGGCGTTGCTATGTTTGCAGGAGCGGCCGCAAGCCGACGTGTCGCCGATATTATCCTTCTCAATAATTCATTCAACTCACTTCCTATCGGTATGCGACTAGGAAATCGTATTATGCAAGCAATCGAACTCGTTTCACTGCTGTTTTTTCACAAGATTCTCTATGGACTCGTCGTGCTATTTCTCACGATTGCTCTCTCGCTACAATATCCCTTTGCACCCCGACACAATACCTTTATGAATATTTTTATGGTCAGTTTGCCGACACTCATGTGGACATTTTTCCCTCCTCAACCGCTTCACCGCGTCAATCCAAAACGTTTCTGGCAAGATACTTTTTGGCCTATTCTACCAATTTCGCTCATCTCGGGTATTGCCGTTACGGCTGGATATGCCTACGCTATGGATATCCTCAAGCTTGATTATATGACGTCGGGAACCATCGCAGTCATCATGGCAACCGCCATTGCTATTAGTCTCGTATTTCAGTCAAGTCGTATGCTCGGAGTCAAGATAACTCGTCGCACAGCCAGTGCACGATTATTTTACGTTGTTTGGGCATCACTGGTGGTATTCCTAGCATTCGGCTTCCAGTTCTCGCGCAGCTTCTTTGACTTCAACCATCCCGCTTCTAACCGACTCCACGAACTCTGGCCCATACTCTTAGTGCTCACTATCACGCTACTAGTGCATTACTTGTTTGCACGCCTTGCGGGTACCCGCATACGAAAAGACAATACGGCAATGTAATTTCATTCTCTCTGGTGGAGCATATCGGATTCGAACCGATCGCCTCTTCCATGCCATGGAAGCGCTCTAGCCAAATGAGCTAATGCCCCTTATCGGGAGGGTACTGCCCTCCACTTCGCTCTCGAAATTAATTCGAGATCTCGCTCCACCCGCTAAACCCAGTACTTCGTACTGGTGCTGCTAGCGTTGGACATTTTCTATCATAACAAAACACCCCTCTTCCGAGAAGTGTTTTGTTGCTGCTACGCGCCCACCCGGGGCACGGTGTTGGTGAAGCTGTTTGTTTTTTCAATCGCAACGGGCACCCCGTATGCGTACCAGCATCTTCATAGT comes from the Candidatus Saccharimonas aalborgensis genome and includes:
- the typA gene encoding translational GTPase TypA, with the protein product MKNASLIRNVAIIAHVDHGKTTLVDGLLKQSNTFRDNQAEMSQTLIMDSGDQEHERGITITAKQTSIYHGEYKINIIDTPGHADFSGEVERTLNMADGVLLIVDSQEGPMPQTKFVLSKALELGLKPVVVINKIDKPARRIAEVEDELANLFLELATDDSQLHYPVYYAIGREGKAWVGVPENPSEHADLEPIFQAIINDIPAPRVSEDGGLQLLVTALQYDSFLGKYAIGKISRGKARKGQSVVIIKNDVASPARIDVLFSYRGLLREEIDEAVAGDIVAVTGASGAHIGDTIADKDEPEALPTISIEAPTLSMFLGPNTSPFKGREGEFTTSRQIGDRLQKELETNVALRVEEQGIGFTVSGRGELHLSVLIETMRREGYEFEVGRPQVVTITEDGVEKEPIEELQIEVGAEFVGVVSQELGTRRAALSKQEQTSSGTTRLTYHLPTRAMIGLRNLLLTDTKGTVVMNSLPHGYQPLGGKLPQTRSGVLIAFETGTTTPYALENAESRGELFLGPAVEVYAGQIVGLYTRQEDLEINVCKAKHLTNMRSKSSDGTVQLTPFTELSLEQCIDFIENDELLEVTPKSLRLRKKLLDPNERKRANK
- a CDS encoding HAD-IC family P-type ATPase: MNSSELIGILRRNILTPVVLSIYVLAGILLFLHEYRDAWFMSFVITLNTIFAIVQEIRARRALHKLELMNAPFARIPQPDGTLKQVPYTDLTVGTTIELLPGDEVPADGEVIESRGLEVNESILTGESRSIEKPMKSTVLASSSVVAGTALVRVSAVGVDTKAGVMTSQLKQYRPELTPLQQILARLILWLTFGAMAVILFIWLAYWLAGYSTTVIFKTITSAGITIIPEGLILASTLLLAFGSLKLARANVLPQKLSAIEAMALLKVLCVDKTGTLTSDAIEFDRVEAFEDETDALQKKVGVAASLIGGGNATSDAITTALATAAHATALDTLAFSSERKLSAVRYRLDGQTHTIMLGAPEFVAAYAPISHTQKQLIERYASEGLRVLLVASFDDKKTPLKTLPQKSGLPLGLIILRNQLREGVKTTVSFLQKRGVSIRVISGDNPDTVRYIARSAGIINTDATITGADLEKLSKKQWDKTILNTTIFARVLPEQKEALIDTFKRHGLYTGMVGDGVNDALALKKADLGVAMFAGAAASRRVADIILLNNSFNSLPIGMRLGNRIMQAIELVSLLFFHKILYGLVVLFLTIALSLQYPFAPRHNTFMNIFMVSLPTLMWTFFPPQPLHRVNPKRFWQDTFWPILPISLISGIAVTAGYAYAMDILKLDYMTSGTIAVIMATAIAISLVFQSSRMLGVKITRRTASARLFYVVWASLVVFLAFGFQFSRSFFDFNHPASNRLHELWPILLVLTITLLVHYLFARLAGTRIRKDNTAM